GACGGTGAGCCGTAGATGAGATCCACGTCTTTAGGAGCAAAGGTCACAGCAGGACACCGCCGAACATAATCACCAACTTTTTTTGTCGGTTCTCCATTAATAAAGACTTTTTTTGTGCCACGTTCATATGAGACGCCAATCTGTGTCTGCGAGAATTCCTGCGCGGCTTCGGTTTCTGATGAAACGGTTCCAAAAACCGAGAATTGATCTTTCTCCCATTCAGCAAGATCGCCTTGTTTACACGGACGAAATGTCTTTGATGCACTGAGGACGTGTATCGCCTCTATGAGATTGCTCTTGCCTTGCCCGTTTTCTCCCTGGATCAGGTTTATCCCCTGGTGAAAATCTATTTCTCCATCATGCAAGTTTCGAAATGAATACGTTTTTATATTCGTTAAGTACAACGCACATCTCCCTAGAACGGCATCAGTCTGCAAAACGAGAACTCTAAGGCACTATTCTTCTCTGAAGCCCCGACTGGTATGCCGACTACAAGGTCATAGCACCTGGTTGATACAAAAAAGCTATCGAACACAAAACAGCTACCGAATAACGTGGAAGTTCATGAAAGAACCCCCCTACAACGAGATATACTACGTTAATCGCATTGGCATCACGATTCCAAAATATGAATCATCATGCTCTTCATAGAGTTTTGCTGGCCCCAGTTCCCCACCGAGGTTCATGACTAAGTTCGATTCTTCAGCTATTGAAGAAGAGAAATCTAGGAGATAGCGAGCATTGAATCCTATGCTTAAGTGCTCTCCCTTATAGTCCAATTCAAGCTCTTCTGTAGATTCCCCAAGCTCTGGTGAAGAGCTTGATAGGCGTAGCTTGCCCGTACTGAAGTCTAGTTTTATGCACTTCCCTTTATCAGTGACCATCAGGGCAGCTCTTTTTATTGCTTGAGCAAATGCTGCTATCGGTAGTGATATCGAAACCCCGTCTTTCTTCGGGAGAACCTGATTGTAATCCGGGAATTCACCATCAATGAGTCGCATTGAAACCTTTGCTTTTCCTGTGTCAACGACAAAAAAGCCATCAGAGATACAAACCTGCACAGGAACATCAGTTGCCTCATCAAGAAGCTTGCGCACTTCTACGAGCCCTTTGGTCGGCACGATTGGACTCCCTTCAAATTCAAGACCCTCAACTGGTCTTTGGATAAGGGAAAGACGGTGACCATCGGTCGCTACAAGACGAAGAAGATTTGAGCCTGTTTTTCCCTTCCCCTTGACCGATTCAAAACATACCCCATTTAGGTTAAACCGGGTCTCATCATGAGACACTGCATAAACCGTCTTGTGTATCATCTCAAGAAGCTGCTGCCCCTTAACGGTGCACTGCGGTTTGATACT
This is a stretch of genomic DNA from bacterium. It encodes these proteins:
- the dnaN gene encoding DNA polymerase III subunit beta — translated: MDLKLTKADLSRALSFLQSIVERKTTMPILANVLISADESEGLKISATDLEITAVVQVPAQVTQGGSTTVSAKIFHEVVRELPHRDVRLTLSQGERLQIESGKSNFSIVGVHSEEFPSLPGISIKPQCTVKGQQLLEMIHKTVYAVSHDETRFNLNGVCFESVKGKGKTGSNLLRLVATDGHRLSLIQRPVEGLEFEGSPIVPTKGLVEVRKLLDEATDVPVQVCISDGFFVVDTGKAKVSMRLIDGEFPDYNQVLPKKDGVSISLPIAAFAQAIKRAALMVTDKGKCIKLDFSTGKLRLSSSSPELGESTEELELDYKGEHLSIGFNARYLLDFSSSIAEESNLVMNLGGELGPAKLYEEHDDSYFGIVMPMRLT